One segment of Clostridium ljungdahlii DSM 13528 DNA contains the following:
- the dtd gene encoding D-aminoacyl-tRNA deacylase, which translates to MRAVVQRVNSSKVEVEGKVIGQIQKGLNVLLGISKEDTDEDIIYMRDKILNLRIFEDENGKLNKSLLDVNGEIIIVSQFTLYGDCRKGRRPSFIEALGGDEAEKIYEKFVDQCRNLVGKVETGRFGANMLVSIENDGPVTIMIDSKKKF; encoded by the coding sequence ATGAGAGCAGTAGTTCAAAGAGTCAATAGCTCTAAAGTTGAAGTGGAAGGAAAGGTTATAGGACAAATACAAAAGGGGTTAAATGTACTACTTGGAATATCTAAAGAAGATACAGATGAGGATATAATTTATATGAGGGACAAAATATTGAACCTCAGAATATTTGAAGATGAAAATGGAAAGCTCAATAAGTCCTTACTGGATGTAAACGGAGAAATAATTATAGTTTCCCAGTTCACTTTATATGGAGATTGTAGAAAAGGGAGAAGACCCAGTTTTATAGAAGCATTGGGTGGGGATGAAGCCGAGAAAATATACGAAAAGTTTGTAGATCAATGCAGAAATTTAGTAGGCAAGGTTGAGACAGGAAGATTTGGTGCAAATATGTTAGTGAGTATAGAAAATGATGGACCTGTCACTATTATGATAGACAGCAAGAAGAAGTTTTAA
- a CDS encoding MBL fold metallo-hydrolase: MKLTKVIVGVYAANCYILADEKEGKSVVIDPGDDVKDIIDAIDASKTKVEYILLTHGHADHTSAAEEIRNKYNAPIAISREDYNMMKSRELMYGKLIDEVDIYIEDNQVFEFGNIKLKALYTPGHTPGGVSFLGENMVFTGDTLFKRSVGRTDFTGGDFNAIMGSIKNRLMTLPDEMVVFPGHGSKTSIKEEKMYNPFL, from the coding sequence ATGAAACTGACAAAAGTCATAGTAGGGGTATATGCAGCTAATTGTTATATATTGGCAGATGAAAAAGAGGGTAAGTCTGTAGTAATTGATCCTGGTGATGATGTAAAAGATATAATAGATGCTATAGATGCTTCAAAGACAAAAGTAGAATATATATTACTGACTCATGGTCATGCAGATCATACGAGCGCAGCTGAGGAAATAAGAAATAAATATAATGCACCTATAGCAATAAGCAGAGAAGACTATAACATGATGAAATCAAGAGAACTTATGTATGGAAAGCTTATAGATGAAGTTGACATATATATTGAAGATAACCAGGTGTTTGAATTTGGAAATATAAAGTTAAAAGCACTTTATACACCTGGACATACACCTGGTGGAGTAAGCTTCTTAGGAGAAAACATGGTGTTTACAGGAGATACACTTTTTAAAAGATCTGTAGGAAGAACTGACTTTACAGGAGGAGATTTTAATGCAATCATGGGCAGTATAAAAAATAGGCTTATGACTTTACCAGATGAAATGGTTGTATTTCCAGGTCATGGTTCTAAAACTTCTATCAAAGAAGAAAAAATGTATAATCCATTTTTATAG